The genomic window CAAGCTGAAAATGCCTTGGACCACCATCGGAAAGGCTATACTACGCGCCACCTTCCCTTGCCCAGAACCATGCCATGCGACTTTTCGCCATCCTGCTCTCCAGCGCCCTGATTGTTCCGATGGCCTTCGCCGCCAACGATACCGAAACCCTGCCATCCGGCGTCACCATCCAGAAGCAGAACAAGACCAGCGGCGCCCAGCCCAAGGCCAGCGACCAGGTCAAGGTGCACTATCGCGGCACGCTGGAAAATGGCACCGAGTTCGACAGTTCCTACAAACGCGGCGAGCCGGCCCGGTTTCCGCTCTCCCGCGTGATTCCCTGCTGGACCCAGGCGGTGCAGAAGCTGCATGTGGGTGAAAAGGCCAAGCTGGTCTGCCCGGCCGGCACGGCCTACGGCGCAGCCGGCATCCCCGGCATCATCCCACCCAACAGCACGCTGAACTTCGATGTCGAACTGATCTCGATCGAGTAACTACCAACCAGCGGGTGGCAGCCGGCAGGTGCCGCCCGCGCCCCGCCGTCAGGCGCGAGATTGACGGCGCGCATTCTTTCTCCGACCATTGCGTCATGCCCCCTCTATCCGCTTTTATCCCCGTTCTGTTCATCGTCTCGCTGGCGCTTCTGCTGAGGCACTTCCTGGGCGCGCTGGCCTGGGCTTTTCTGCTGGCCGTGATCACCTGGCCGCTGCATGAAAAACTGCTGCGCCGCGGCTGGTCGCCGCTGGGCAGCGCGGCCACGCTGCTGTCGGTACTGGTGCTCAGTTTCAGCGGACCGTCGATCTTCCTGTTCAATGCACTCGGCAACGAGGTGTCGACCGTCGAGCGGCTGCTTGGACAACTGAACCAGACCGGCGTGCCGGCGCCGCCCTGGCTGGCCAAGCTGCCGGTGGTTGCCAAGCCAGTGCTGACTTGGTGGCAGGAACACCTGGCGGTGCCGGGCGGTCTGGCGACCCTGATCCGCACCACCGCCGGCGACCTGATTCCGCATGTGACCAGCACGATTAGTACGCTTGGGCCCACCATCCTGGCCAATGCGCTGTACCTGTTCCTAGCCATGCTGACGCTGTTCGTGATCTATGTGCAGGGACACACCGTGGTTAGCTATGTCGACCGCGCCGGCATGCGCATCGCGCCTGCCTACTATCCAGTACTGCGTCGGCTGTTCCCGCTGTCGGTGCGCGGCACCGCGCTCGGCCTGTGCTCGGTGGCGCTGCTGGAAGGCGTGGTCCTGGGTTTCGCCTACGCCATCGCCGGTGCGCCGGCGCCGGTGCTGCTGGCGGTGATTACCGGCTATATGGCGCTGATACCGGGTGGTGCGCCGCTGTCGTTCTCCCTGGTGTCCTTGCTGCTGCTGGGCCAGGGCCATGCCGGCGCGGCGCTGGGCCTGTTCTGCTGGGGCGCGTTCGAACTGTTCCTGGTCGACAAGTTCGTCCGGCCCAAGCTGATCGGCCGACGCGTCGAACTGCCTTTCCTGGCGGTGCTGTTCGGACTGCTGGGTGGCGTGTCCACGATGGGCGTATTGGGCCTGTTCGTCGGGCCCTTCATGATGGCGGTACTGTTCTGGTGGCTGCGCGGCGGCCGGGTGGACGCCATGGTGGCTACTGAAAAACCGGCCAAAACGGACGAAGTGGCGTTGTAAGCGACTCGGGATCTGCAAACTTCTTCATCCCAAGTGCGAAATTTGCAAGGCTATACGAAATTCGGCGAACTTTCTGAATTTGCACGCGATCAGATTACGATTTGACAATCCTGGGCCAACTGTATGAAACAAGTCTCCGTCGATAACGTCGTCAATACCTACCGTTTTTACGCTCCACTTTACGACCGCATGTTCGGCGCGATCTTTGATCCGGGCCGGCGGGCGCTGGCCGAAGCGGCCTGTGCCATACGTCCGGCCTCGCTCCTCGAAGTCGGCGTCGGCACCGGCCTCACGCTGGCGCAATATCCCGCCAGCAGCGAGATCGTCGGCATCGATGTCTCCAGCGACATGCTCGACATCGCCCGCTACCGGGCCGAGCAGCTGGCCGAGCACAACATCCAGTTGAGCCTGATGAATGCGGAAAGCATGGACTTCCCCGACGGCTATTTCGACTGCGTGGCCCTGCCCTATGTGCTGTCCGTTACGCCCAACCCGGACAAGCTGGTGGCCGAGATCCGCCGGGTCTGCCGCAAGGGGGGCACCATCTTGATCCTGAACCACTTCAGTGGTAGCCGCTTCTGGTGGCTGCTCGAACGCGCGGTGCGCTCGCTGGCCGACCGCATCGGCTTCCGTTCTGACTTCTGCTACAAGGAGCAGATCTTGCGCCACGACTGGGAAGTGCAGTCGGTCAGGAATGTGAATTTCCTTGGCCTGTCCAAGCTGGTGACGATCAAAAACCTCTGATTCCGCCGCGTTTCGCGGCGTTTTACTTGCCTGCAGCCTCGCAGCGCCCTGCTTGATTAAGGGCGCTGCCTGATGCATTGTGCGTGCGCAATTTCTGCTTAATGGGAAAGCCGATGCGCGCGGCGCGTGCGCGACCCATTCAATGAAGGTCGGCGTCCTCGATATCGCCACACCGCCCCATCACGCTGCCACGGCAGCCTCGTTCATGTCTGAGCCCAATCAGGCGATCAGCGCAGACTGTCGCTGATAGGCCCACCCTCGGCCGGTTGAACCCTTCCATGCCACATCGTACTTATGCCGGCTCCGGCTCCGGAGTAAGCACCCAGCACAAGCAATCCGACACCGCTACGCGGGAGCGGGCGTTGGCGCAGGTATTGGACAAGTGTTACCGCAGCGGGGAAGTGTTTGAGCAAATGCGGCATGA from Noviherbaspirillum sp. L7-7A includes these protein-coding regions:
- a CDS encoding AI-2E family transporter produces the protein MPPLSAFIPVLFIVSLALLLRHFLGALAWAFLLAVITWPLHEKLLRRGWSPLGSAATLLSVLVLSFSGPSIFLFNALGNEVSTVERLLGQLNQTGVPAPPWLAKLPVVAKPVLTWWQEHLAVPGGLATLIRTTAGDLIPHVTSTISTLGPTILANALYLFLAMLTLFVIYVQGHTVVSYVDRAGMRIAPAYYPVLRRLFPLSVRGTALGLCSVALLEGVVLGFAYAIAGAPAPVLLAVITGYMALIPGGAPLSFSLVSLLLLGQGHAGAALGLFCWGAFELFLVDKFVRPKLIGRRVELPFLAVLFGLLGGVSTMGVLGLFVGPFMMAVLFWWLRGGRVDAMVATEKPAKTDEVAL
- a CDS encoding FKBP-type peptidyl-prolyl cis-trans isomerase; the protein is MRLFAILLSSALIVPMAFAANDTETLPSGVTIQKQNKTSGAQPKASDQVKVHYRGTLENGTEFDSSYKRGEPARFPLSRVIPCWTQAVQKLHVGEKAKLVCPAGTAYGAAGIPGIIPPNSTLNFDVELISIE
- a CDS encoding methyltransferase domain-containing protein, with the protein product MKQVSVDNVVNTYRFYAPLYDRMFGAIFDPGRRALAEAACAIRPASLLEVGVGTGLTLAQYPASSEIVGIDVSSDMLDIARYRAEQLAEHNIQLSLMNAESMDFPDGYFDCVALPYVLSVTPNPDKLVAEIRRVCRKGGTILILNHFSGSRFWWLLERAVRSLADRIGFRSDFCYKEQILRHDWEVQSVRNVNFLGLSKLVTIKNL